A single window of Nicotiana tomentosiformis chromosome 1, ASM39032v3, whole genome shotgun sequence DNA harbors:
- the LOC104101277 gene encoding FT-interacting protein 3-like: MSNQNPGQQQNKNQNQNPGQHQNKSKNQNQNQNQNSNQNQNRNQINQNFCPPENEDFNLKETTPILGGGRVTGNDRLGTAFDLVEQMHYFYIRVVKAKELPLKKDGNSNPHPFVEVQLGNLKGLTLHFEDRSSPDWNQVFVVLKDRIQSRILEVCLKDKSRIGGSDDGLIGRVVFEVNEVPKRVPPDSPLAPQWYWLENRKGEKVKGELMLAVWIGTQADEAFPEALHLDATAVNGDGVANIKSKVYLSPRLWYLRVNVIEAQELQLGNKNRQQPEIYARITLGNVALRTKISLSKNVCPTWNEDLMFVAAEPFEDQLVLSVEDKVAPNKDELLGKCVIPLQDVEKRVDFSTPISKWYSLEKDVSEDGNKKVAKLNSKVHLRLSFDGGYHVLDELTHYSSDLKATSKELWKPSIGVLELGILNAQGLSPMKNRDGRGITDAYCVAKYGQKWIRTRTILNSFNPKWNEQYTWEVFDPCTVITIGVFDNCHLQGADKNGKSKDSKIGKVRIRLSTLETDRVYTHSYPLIVLTPAGVKKMGEIQLAVRFSCSSLLNMLAMYSQPLLPTLHYLHPLTYYQIDNLRHQATQIVATRLSRAEPPLRREVVEYMLDVGSNMWSIRRSKANYVRIAGILTGLIAICKWFNGICTWKNPFATVLVHIIFFQFVCFPRLILSAIFVLLFLIGTWNYRTRPRNPPHMDIKLSQAERVPWDELDEEFDTFPTSRNIDVVRMRYDRLRSIGSRMQAVAGDLANQGERFYNLLSWRDPRATALFLIFCLIASIVLYVTPFKVVVTLMGFYTMRHPRFREKLPSVPLTFFRRLPAKTDSLL, translated from the coding sequence ATGTCCAACCAAAATCCAGGCCAACAGCAGAacaaaaaccaaaaccaaaatccAGGCCAACACCAGAACAAAAgcaaaaaccaaaaccaaaaccaaaatcaaaattcaaatcaaaaCCAGAACAGGAACCAAATAAATCAGAACTTTTGTCCACCAGAAAATGAAGATTTCAATCTAAAGGAGACTACTCCTATTCTTGGTGGTGGAAGAGTTACTGGAAATGACAGACTTGGCACAGCATTCGATCTTGTTGAGCAAATGCATTACTTCTACATAAGGGTGGTGAAGGCCAAAGAGCTACCTTTAAAAAAAGATGGCAATAGCAATCCTCACCCTTTTGTTGAAGTGCAACTTGGGAACTTAAAAGGTCTAACTTTGCACTTTGAAGACAGGTCCAGTCCTGATTGGAACCAAGTTTTCGTCGTGTTGAAGGACCGGATTCAATCAAGAATTCTTGAAGTTTGTTTGAAGGATAAATCAAGAATTGGTGGTAGTGATGATGGTTTGATTGGAAGAGTAGTTTTTGAGGTAAATGAGGTGCCGAAAAGGGTACCCCCGGATAGTCCTTTGGCTCCTCAATGGTACTGGTTGGAGAATAGGAAAGGGGAAAAAGTGAAAGGGGAATTAATGTTGGCTGTTTGGATAGGGACACAAGCTGATGAAGCATTTCCAGAAGCTTTGCATTTAGATGCTACAGCAGTAAATGGTGATGGTGTTGCGAATATAAAATCCAAGGTTTATTTATCACCTAGACTTTGGTATCTGAGAGTCAATGTGATAGAAGCTCAAGAATTGCAGCTAGGCAACAAGAACAGGCAGCAGCCGGAGATTTACGCGAGGATTACACTAGGAAATGTGGCTTTAAGGACTAAGATTTCTTTGAGTAAGAATGTTTGCCCAACATGGAATGAGGATTTGATGTTTGTAGCTGCAGAACCTTTTGAGGATCAGTTGGTTTTAAGTGTGGAGGATAAGGTGGCACCAAATAAGGATGAATTGCTAGGGAAGTGTGTCATCCCTTTACAAGATGTTGAAAAAAGGGTAGATTTTAGTACTCCAATTAGTAAGTGGTATAGTCTTGAGAAGGATGTGTCTGAAGATGGCAACAAGAAAGTTGCCAAACTAAACAGCAAGGTTCACTTGAGGCTATCTTTTGATGGTGGATATCATGTTCTTGATGAATTAACACATTATAGTAGTGATCTTAAGGCAACATCCAAGGAGTTGTGGAAACCAAGCATTGGTGTTCTAGAACTTGGAATCTTGAATGCTCAAGGTTTATCCCCAATGAAGAACAGAGATGGCCGCGGAATAACAGATGCTTATTGTGTGGCAAAATATGGTCAAAAATGGATTAGGACAAGGACAATCCTCAACAGTTTCAATCCCAAGTGGAATGAACAATACACTTGGGAGGTATTTGATCCTTGTACAGTGATCACAATTGGAGTGTTTGATAATTGTCATTTGCAAGGTGCAGATAAAAATGGGAAATCCAAGGATTCGAAAATTGGGAAGGTAAGGATTAGGCTCTCCACACTCGAGACAGATAGAGTTTACACTCATTCATATCCTCTAATTGTGTTGACACCAGCAGGGGTAAAGAAAATGGGAGAAATTCAATTGGCTGTGAGGTTTTCTTGTTCATCTTTACTCAACATGTTGGCTATGTACTCGCAACCCTTATTACCAACCCTACATTACCTTCACCCACTGACTTATTACCAAATTGACAATCTAAGGCATCAGGCTACTCAAATTGTTGCCACGAGGCTAAGTCGTGCAGAGCCACCATTGAGAAGAGAGGTGGTTGAATACATGCTAGATGTGGGCTCAAACATGTGGAGTATAAGAAGAAGCAAAGCCAACTATGTTAGAATAGCTGGGATATTAACAGGCTTGATTGCTATTTGCAAATGGTTCAATGGGATTTGCACTTGGAAGAACCCTTTTGCAACAGTACTAGTGCACATCATATTCTTTCAATTCGTGTGCTTCCCGAGGCTGATACTAAGCGCGATCTTCGTCCTTCTTTTCTTGATCGGGACATGGAATTATAGAACGAGGCCAAGAAATCCACCACACATGGATATCAAGTTGTCACAAGCTGAAAGAGTACCTTGGGATGAATTGGATGAGGAATTTGACACGTTCCCAACGTCTCGAAACATCGATGTTGTTAGAATGAGGTATGATAGGTTAAGAAGCATTGGATCAAGAATGCAAGCTGTTGCAGGGGACTTAGCTAATCAAGGGGAGAGATTCTATAACTTGTTAAGTTGGAGAGATCCAAGAGCTACTGCTCTTTTTCTTATATTCTGTTTGATTGCTTCAATAGTACTATATGTCACTCCTTTTAAAGTTGTGGTGACACTTATGGGGTTTTATACAATGAGGCACCCAAGATTCAGAGAGAAACTTCCTTCTGTGCCCTTAACTTTCTTCAGGAGATTGCCTGCAAAAACAGACAGCTTGTTGTGA